In Methanothermococcus thermolithotrophicus DSM 2095, one DNA window encodes the following:
- the vhuA gene encoding F420-non-reducing hydrogenase Vhu subunit A, with protein MGKVTIEPISRVEGHGKVTITLDDSGKPTDVKLHITALRGFEQFVVGRPAEEVPRIVPRICGICQTAHHLASAKAIDAAWGAEVPSAANKLRELMHLGNMIHSHALHFYFLAVPDFVVGPDADPAVRNIVGVIDKAPEAAKKAIALRKFGQTLVEMTGGRPIHPVTAIPGGISKVLKEEERDELLKEIDTMVEYASEGIELIKSLNEQYIDQVKTLGVIDTWYLGLVNNGKHDFYNGTLRFLSPDGKEKMEFEPSEYMDYIGEHAVSHSYVKYPYNKKVGYPDGLYRVGPLAMLNVCDSMSTPLAEEARKEFAETFGKPANQSLAYNHARLIELLEACERVKELLNDSEITSTDVKAEVEPKAGNGVGVVYAPRGTLFHNYETDDNGIVTKANMIVATTHNVPTMEKAIQQAAQIIFDQE; from the coding sequence ATGGGCAAAGTTACAATTGAACCTATAAGCCGTGTTGAAGGGCATGGAAAAGTTACGATTACATTGGACGACTCAGGAAAGCCAACAGATGTGAAGTTGCATATTACGGCTTTAAGAGGTTTTGAACAGTTTGTTGTAGGTAGACCCGCAGAGGAAGTTCCTAGGATAGTTCCTAGAATATGTGGTATCTGCCAAACTGCTCACCACCTGGCGAGTGCCAAGGCTATTGATGCAGCTTGGGGAGCTGAAGTACCAAGTGCAGCTAACAAACTTAGGGAGTTAATGCACCTTGGTAACATGATTCATAGTCATGCACTTCACTTCTATTTCTTGGCTGTACCTGACTTCGTAGTTGGTCCTGATGCAGATCCTGCAGTTAGAAATATCGTTGGTGTAATTGATAAAGCACCAGAAGCGGCTAAAAAAGCAATAGCACTGAGAAAATTCGGTCAAACCTTAGTTGAAATGACCGGTGGAAGACCAATTCATCCAGTAACTGCAATACCTGGAGGTATATCCAAGGTGTTGAAAGAAGAGGAAAGAGATGAGCTCTTAAAAGAAATCGACACAATGGTTGAATATGCCAGTGAAGGTATAGAATTGATAAAATCACTTAATGAACAGTACATCGACCAAGTAAAGACCCTGGGTGTCATTGACACTTGGTACTTAGGTTTAGTAAATAATGGAAAACATGATTTCTACAACGGAACCTTAAGATTCCTCTCACCAGATGGAAAGGAAAAGATGGAGTTCGAACCATCCGAGTACATGGACTACATTGGAGAACATGCAGTTTCACACAGCTATGTAAAATATCCATACAACAAAAAAGTAGGTTATCCTGATGGTCTTTATAGGGTCGGTCCATTAGCCATGTTAAACGTATGCGATAGTATGTCTACACCTTTAGCAGAGGAAGCAAGAAAAGAATTTGCAGAAACATTTGGAAAACCTGCAAACCAATCCTTGGCATACAACCATGCAAGATTAATAGAATTACTTGAAGCATGCGAAAGAGTTAAAGAGCTCTTAAACGACAGCGAAATAACATCAACAGATGTTAAGGCAGAGGTTGAGCCAAAGGCAGGAAATGGTGTTGGAGTAGTATATGCTCCAAGAGGAACGTTATTCCACAACTATGAAACCGATGACAATGGTATAGTTACAAAGGCAAACATGATTGTTGCAACAACCCATAACGTTCCTACAATGGAAAAAGCTATCCAACAGGCAGCACAAATAATCTTTGACCAAGAATAA
- the vhuG gene encoding F420-non-reducing hydrogenase subunit VhuG, which produces MADKVKLAMIQLCGCSGCHMSLLDLHEKLLDVLPNLEIVYAPIIADAKEIPECDVVCIEGGARNEHEEHLIKEFREKAKIVVAWGTCAVYGGIPGLGNLYSKDDLEKTVYNTATTDNPGELPSEEIPELLDVVKPVPEIIDVDLILPGCPPKPEMNAEAIAALLEGRELQLPTKIVCDECPREKKGTYPEKFKRTFEGTPDPDRCLFEQGYTCIGMATRVGCGAMCPNAGVPCRGCYGKTDAVLDQGAAAANTYACSGDAALEIPDKAALFNRFTLPAALISKKIE; this is translated from the coding sequence ATGGCAGATAAGGTTAAGCTGGCTATGATACAGTTGTGTGGATGCTCTGGATGCCACATGTCACTTTTGGATTTACACGAAAAACTGTTGGATGTTCTGCCAAACTTGGAAATAGTTTATGCTCCTATTATCGCCGATGCAAAGGAGATTCCAGAATGTGATGTAGTGTGTATTGAAGGTGGAGCAAGAAACGAACATGAAGAACACCTAATTAAAGAATTTAGAGAAAAGGCAAAAATAGTTGTTGCATGGGGAACCTGCGCAGTTTATGGTGGAATTCCAGGACTGGGTAATTTATATTCAAAAGACGATCTTGAAAAGACTGTATACAATACAGCAACAACAGACAATCCTGGAGAACTTCCTTCAGAAGAGATACCTGAGTTACTAGATGTTGTAAAGCCTGTTCCTGAAATTATAGATGTTGATTTAATATTACCAGGATGCCCTCCAAAACCTGAAATGAACGCAGAAGCCATTGCTGCATTATTGGAGGGAAGAGAATTACAACTACCAACAAAAATAGTATGTGATGAGTGTCCGAGAGAGAAGAAAGGTACCTATCCTGAGAAATTCAAGAGGACCTTTGAAGGAACACCTGATCCAGATAGATGTTTGTTTGAGCAAGGTTACACCTGCATAGGTATGGCTACAAGAGTTGGATGTGGAGCCATGTGTCCTAATGCAGGAGTACCATGTAGGGGATGTTACGGTAAGACAGATGCAGTTTTAGATCAGGGAGCTGCGGCAGCAAATACCTACGCATGTTCAGGGGATGCTGCACTGGAGATTCCTGATAAAGCGGCATTATTTAATAGATTTACACTACCTGCAGCCTTAATATCTAAGAAAATTGAATAA
- the vhuD gene encoding F420-non-reducing hydrogenase iron-sulfur subunit VhuD, translating into MAEPVIMAFVCYQUGYGAADLAGTGRVQYPATVRPIRVPCAGKFDITYALRAFQKGADAVFVAGUKPNECAFEAGNFRADERVKLTKQILDELGIGGDRVEMYFMSGAEADKFVDAVKEMTERVKKLGPNPLKA; encoded by the coding sequence ATGGCTGAACCGGTAATTATGGCCTTTGTATGCTACCAGTGAGGATACGGTGCAGCAGATTTGGCTGGTACAGGTAGGGTACAGTATCCTGCAACCGTCAGACCTATAAGAGTTCCATGCGCAGGTAAATTTGATATTACCTACGCATTGAGGGCATTCCAAAAAGGTGCTGACGCTGTATTTGTTGCAGGGTGAAAACCTAACGAATGTGCCTTTGAAGCTGGAAACTTTAGAGCCGACGAGAGGGTTAAATTAACCAAACAAATTTTAGATGAGCTCGGCATTGGCGGAGACAGGGTTGAAATGTACTTCATGAGTGGTGCAGAAGCAGATAAATTCGTCGATGCTGTGAAGGAAATGACCGAAAGGGTTAAGAAATTAGGTCCAAACCCTCTCAAGGCTTAA
- a CDS encoding CoB--CoM heterodisulfide reductase iron-sulfur subunit A family protein, which yields MSDPKVGVFVCYCGANINGIVDCEAVKDFASKLDGVVVAKTYPFMCADPGQNLIKDAIKEYGLDRIVVAACTPKIHEPTFRSCLAEAGISPYYLEFVNIREHDSFVHMDDTEAATKKAMELVAGGVERAKRLEDVPQKVVDVDKSCLVVGAGIAGIQSALDLADQGFKVYLLDKDESIGGRMAQLAKTFPTDDCALUILAPKMVTVANHPNVELITYAELKEVSGYIGNFEVTIEKKARYVDESTCTGCGACAAVCPIEVPNEFDMGLGTRKAIYVPFPQAIPLVYTIDKEHCIDCELCAKVCGPNAINYKQEPEELKIKVGTIIVATGYDEFDPTIKEEYGYGVYDNVITTLELERMINPAGPTGGHEIRPSDGKHPHKTVFIQCVGSRDEKIGNPYCSRICCMFALKNAQLMKMHDPNAEVYICYMDIRSFGKGYEEYYKRAQEQFGVKFIRGRPANVIEDPETKNLIVRVEDTLMGEILEIEADLVVLSAGLVAKPDTKDLAKKLGLDVGPEGFLKEMHPKLAPVNTKVDGVAIAGVIQGPKDIPDTVAQAKGAASAVAIPMSQGNFKIEMIRAVVDESVCGGCEVCGAMCPYNAISYEEKDGHVVAVTDDVACKGCGACAGACPSGAMQLRYYRDDQIISIIDGMLDAGKMINE from the coding sequence ATGAGTGACCCCAAAGTTGGGGTGTTTGTATGCTACTGCGGTGCCAATATTAATGGTATCGTGGATTGTGAAGCTGTTAAGGATTTTGCTTCCAAACTTGATGGAGTAGTAGTTGCAAAAACTTATCCATTTATGTGCGCTGATCCAGGTCAGAACTTAATTAAAGATGCCATAAAAGAATATGGATTAGACAGGATAGTGGTTGCAGCATGTACTCCAAAAATCCACGAGCCAACATTTAGAAGTTGTCTCGCAGAAGCAGGTATATCACCCTACTATTTAGAGTTTGTAAATATTAGAGAACACGATTCATTTGTTCATATGGATGATACTGAAGCAGCAACTAAGAAAGCGATGGAATTAGTTGCTGGAGGGGTTGAAAGAGCCAAGAGATTAGAAGATGTCCCACAGAAAGTGGTAGATGTCGATAAGAGCTGTCTTGTCGTTGGAGCAGGTATTGCTGGAATACAGTCAGCTCTTGACTTGGCTGATCAGGGATTCAAAGTTTACTTGTTGGATAAAGATGAGTCAATCGGGGGAAGAATGGCGCAGCTTGCCAAGACTTTCCCAACCGATGACTGTGCACTGTGAATCCTTGCGCCTAAGATGGTTACAGTAGCGAACCACCCTAATGTTGAATTAATTACCTATGCTGAGTTAAAAGAAGTTTCAGGTTACATCGGTAACTTCGAGGTAACCATTGAGAAAAAAGCGAGATATGTTGACGAAAGTACATGTACCGGATGTGGTGCATGTGCCGCAGTTTGTCCAATTGAAGTGCCTAACGAATTTGACATGGGGTTAGGTACTAGGAAAGCAATTTACGTACCATTCCCACAAGCAATCCCGCTGGTTTATACAATAGATAAAGAACATTGTATCGACTGTGAATTATGTGCAAAGGTCTGTGGTCCTAATGCAATAAACTACAAGCAGGAACCAGAAGAACTCAAAATAAAAGTCGGTACAATAATCGTAGCGACAGGTTACGATGAATTTGACCCAACAATTAAGGAAGAATATGGTTACGGAGTTTACGACAACGTTATAACCACATTAGAATTGGAAAGAATGATCAACCCTGCAGGACCTACTGGAGGGCACGAAATCAGACCAAGCGATGGAAAACATCCACACAAAACCGTATTCATACAGTGTGTTGGTTCAAGGGACGAAAAAATTGGAAACCCATACTGTTCAAGAATTTGCTGTATGTTTGCACTGAAAAACGCACAGTTAATGAAAATGCACGATCCAAATGCAGAAGTTTACATCTGCTACATGGATATCAGGTCCTTTGGTAAGGGATACGAAGAATACTACAAGAGAGCTCAGGAACAGTTTGGGGTTAAGTTCATAAGAGGAAGACCTGCAAACGTCATTGAAGACCCAGAAACCAAGAACTTGATTGTCAGAGTAGAAGATACATTGATGGGAGAAATATTAGAAATAGAAGCTGATTTAGTAGTTCTCTCAGCAGGACTTGTAGCAAAACCAGACACCAAGGACTTGGCTAAGAAACTGGGACTTGACGTAGGTCCAGAAGGATTCCTTAAAGAAATGCACCCTAAATTAGCACCAGTCAATACAAAAGTTGATGGTGTAGCAATTGCGGGTGTTATTCAGGGTCCAAAAGATATTCCTGATACAGTAGCTCAGGCAAAAGGTGCTGCAAGTGCAGTGGCAATCCCAATGTCTCAGGGTAACTTTAAGATCGAAATGATCCGTGCCGTCGTAGATGAAAGTGTATGCGGTGGATGCGAAGTTTGCGGTGCAATGTGTCCATATAACGCTATATCCTACGAGGAGAAGGATGGGCACGTAGTCGCAGTAACTGATGACGTTGCATGTAAAGGATGTGGAGCATGTGCAGGAGCATGCCCAAGTGGAGCTATGCAATTAAGATACTACAGAGATGACCAAATAATCTCTATAATTGACGGAATGTTAGATGCCGGAAAAATGATTAACGAATAA
- a CDS encoding CDP-2,3-bis-(O-geranylgeranyl)-sn-glycerol synthase, with amino-acid sequence MNLISLLFSSLFYILPAYFANAFACIFGGGTPVDLGKNFIDGKRIIGNGVTYKGTFFGILFGTIVAILQGVIVNLKIINIDGSSIFYYNVFEYAFIGFLLSFGALFGDMIGSFIKRRLGIKQGRPAPLLDQTVFVIFAILFAYPFSPIPFEMIVTLLIISPVIHLSSNIIAYKLHIKKVWW; translated from the coding sequence ATGAATTTAATTTCATTGTTATTTAGTTCACTGTTTTACATTCTACCAGCATACTTTGCCAATGCATTTGCCTGCATATTTGGTGGAGGGACACCTGTAGACCTGGGGAAAAACTTCATTGACGGTAAAAGGATAATAGGAAACGGTGTAACCTATAAAGGAACTTTTTTTGGAATATTATTTGGAACGATCGTAGCTATTCTACAGGGAGTTATTGTTAATCTAAAAATTATAAATATTGACGGCAGCAGTATTTTCTATTATAACGTTTTTGAATATGCATTTATAGGGTTTCTATTATCATTTGGGGCCCTTTTTGGAGATATGATTGGAAGTTTTATTAAAAGAAGACTCGGGATAAAACAGGGGCGACCTGCACCACTATTGGATCAAACGGTTTTTGTCATATTTGCCATACTATTTGCATATCCATTTTCGCCCATACCTTTTGAAATGATTGTTACATTGTTGATTATCTCACCTGTCATTCACCTATCTTCAAATATCATAGCCTACAAGTTGCATATAAAAAAAGTATGGTGGTAA
- a CDS encoding homoserine dehydrogenase: MKIILVGFGVIGKGVAKVIEEKKAHLMEKYSLDLKVVAICDSSGAAICEEGLDLKKALEIKEKTGKIINYPEKGKEISILDVIKTVDADVIVEATPTNIETGEPAKTYMLEGFKNGKHVVTANKGPLALHFKELMECANKNGVTFRYEASVGGAMPIINLAKETLAGNDIKSIKGILNGTTNYILTKMEKEKLDFNTVLKEAQELGIAETNPHQDISGLDTAAKIAILANSIMNKNVTIKDIKIEGITRITPEALEMANKSGYTIKLIGEINKNKLEVGPKLVPLDHPLNVKGTLNVAMFDTDLAKEVVVVGRGAGDIETSSAILSDLINIHLKEKN, translated from the coding sequence ATGAAGATTATTTTAGTTGGGTTTGGAGTTATTGGAAAAGGTGTGGCCAAAGTCATTGAAGAAAAAAAGGCGCATCTCATGGAGAAATATTCTCTAGATTTGAAAGTTGTAGCCATTTGTGACAGTAGTGGTGCAGCAATATGCGAAGAAGGGCTAGACCTAAAAAAAGCGCTTGAAATTAAGGAAAAAACTGGAAAAATAATAAACTATCCTGAGAAGGGTAAAGAAATATCTATTTTAGACGTAATTAAAACAGTTGATGCTGACGTTATTGTTGAAGCTACCCCTACAAACATTGAAACTGGTGAACCAGCAAAAACTTACATGCTTGAAGGATTTAAAAACGGTAAACACGTTGTAACTGCAAATAAAGGACCTTTGGCATTACACTTTAAGGAGCTCATGGAATGTGCAAATAAAAACGGTGTAACATTTAGATATGAAGCCTCAGTTGGAGGGGCTATGCCTATAATAAACCTTGCTAAAGAAACCTTGGCTGGAAATGACATAAAATCAATCAAAGGAATTTTGAACGGTACAACTAACTACATATTAACTAAGATGGAAAAAGAAAAATTGGACTTTAATACTGTTTTAAAAGAAGCTCAGGAATTGGGTATCGCAGAAACTAATCCTCATCAAGATATCAGTGGATTGGATACTGCCGCAAAAATTGCGATTCTTGCAAATTCAATTATGAACAAAAATGTTACAATCAAGGACATTAAAATTGAAGGGATAACAAGAATAACTCCTGAAGCGTTAGAAATGGCCAATAAAAGTGGCTATACAATAAAACTTATTGGAGAAATTAACAAGAATAAATTGGAAGTAGGCCCGAAGTTAGTTCCACTCGATCATCCACTGAATGTAAAGGGAACATTAAACGTTGCGATGTTTGATACTGATTTGGCAAAAGAAGTTGTCGTTGTTGGTAGAGGTGCAGGTGATATCGAAACATCCTCTGCGATTTTAAGTGATTTAATAAATATCCATTTAAAAGAGAAAAATTAG